Proteins from a genomic interval of Peromyscus leucopus breed LL Stock chromosome 12, UCI_PerLeu_2.1, whole genome shotgun sequence:
- the LOC114698381 gene encoding LOW QUALITY PROTEIN: keratin-associated protein 13-1-like (The sequence of the model RefSeq protein was modified relative to this genomic sequence to represent the inferred CDS: inserted 1 base in 1 codon), producing the protein MAYSCCSGNFSSRSLGHCLPSSRVSCGSSYPSNLVYTTTSCSPSTCQLGSSLNTSCQETCIEPISCQRSCVVSSPCQKPCYYPRSSIPCSPCQGTYAGSLGFGSRSCRSLGYGSRSCYSVGCGTSGFRXLNCGVSGFPSLGYGYRYCYPSYLVSRSCQPCFRPICGSGLYGISC; encoded by the exons ATGGCCTACAGCTGCTGCTCTGGAAACTTCTCTTCCCGCTCCCTCGGGCACTGCCTGCCCTCCTCACGTGTCTCCTGTGGTTCTTCCTACCCCAGCAACCTGGTCTACACCACTACCAGCTGCTCTCCCAGCACCTGCCAGCTGGGATCCTCTCTGAACACCAGCTGTCAGGAGACCTGCATTGagcccatcagctgccagaggtCCTGTGTGGTGTCCAGCCCCTGCCAGAAGCCCTGCTACTACCCCAGGAGCTCCATACCTTGCAGTCCCTGCCAGGGGACATATGCTGGGTCTCTGGGCTTTGGATCCAGGAGCTGCCGTTCCCTGGGCTATGGATCTAGAAGCTGCTATTCAGTGGGTTGTGGAACCAGTGGCTTCA CTCTGAATTGTGGAGTCTCTGGCTTCCCTTCCCTGGGTTATGGGTACAGATATTGCTACCCAAGTTACTTGGTCTCTCGTTCCTGTCAACCTTGTTTCAGACCAATCTGTGGATCAGGCCTCTATGGAATCAGCTGTTAA